Within Oribacterium sp. oral taxon 102, the genomic segment CATCCGCTTCACCATAGGAATGTGAAGGAGGAGGGAAATGCAGGCGTCGTGACAGGGCTTGCGTGGACGCAGGTCGGCGGAGAGATTCTGTATATCGAGACGCTGCTCACCCGGGGTGACGGCAAGACGGTGATCACCGGAAGGCTCGGGGATGTGATGAAGGAGTCCGCCCAGATCGCGATGAGCCTCGTGAAGGCGCGGTTCCCGGAGGAGGCGGCGAAGCTCTCGGAGAACGATCTGCATATTCATGTGCCGGATGGGGCGACGCCGAAGGACGGGCCGAGCGCGGGCATTACCCTCACCGTAGCGCTCGCCTCCCTGGTTACGGGCAATGCGGTTTCTCCGCAGACGGCGATGACCGGTGAGGTTTCTCTCGAGGGCAATGTGAATCCGATCGGAGGGCTCCCGGAGAAGCTGATGGCAGCGCAGCGCGCCGGAGTGAAGCGGGTGCTGATTCCGAAGGACAATGCAGAAGATCTGATCGATGTCGCGGACGAGGTCAGGGAAAAACTGGAGATCCTGCCGATATCCACCGTGGACGAAGCGCTGCGGCTTACCGGAGTGGTTCGGGAGGGATAATCGGAGCCGGGAAGGCTGTGTGCTCTTCCGGCGCTATCGTAGGAACACTGTCACAGGAGAATGCTGTCCTGCCTCTTGTTTCATGCAGATATTCCTGCTATGCTGATAGCAGCTTTCTTTCCTGTTTCCGTCAGTATAAGATGAAAGCGCGAAGGAAGCCAATGGAAACGGGACAGGAGATACGGTATGGAGCGATGGAGAGAGACGGCGGACTATGCTGTGGTATACAAAGCGCCGGGCGAGGATTCGGAGAGAGATATGCCGGAGGGGCTGCGCTGTGTGCATCGGCTGGATAAGGCGGCCTCTGGGCTTCTGGTTTACGGGAAGAGCCGGGAGGCAGCCGCGGCGCTGTCCGAGCAGCTGAGGAGCCGGACGCTCCGGAAGAGCTACCTGATTGTGGTGGATGGCATCCCGTCGGAGCGGGAGGGCGAGCTTACAGATTTCCTTTATAAGGACAGCGCGAAGCAGAAGATGTTTCCGGTCAGACGGAAGCGGGCAGGCGTAAAGGAGGCGCGGCTTTGCTACCGGGTGCTGGCTGTGGAGGAGGGACGAGCCCTCATTCGGGTGGAGCTCGAGACGGGGCGCTTCCATCAGATCCGGGCACAGTTCGCGGCGCGGGGGCTCCCCCTGCTCGGAGACATGAAGTATGGCTCCCGGGTGAAGACGGAGATGCTCGCGCTGCTTTGTGACCGGCTCCGCTTTCTGGATCCGGGGAGCGGAGAGGAGATCACGGCAGAGCTTCCGCTGCCGGAGGCATTTCCATGGAAGAGGAGGGAAGATGTACGCTGAAAGCAGCTATGGCGATCGACCGCCGCTGAAGAAAAAGAAGAAGGACAGCCGTGTAGAGATTGACGGGAAGCCGATGTCGAAGTATCAGCGGAAGCTTCGGGAGAAGGAACTTCGGCGGGAGCAGGGTGCGCTTTCTATGGAAGAGGAGGGGACTGTACGGCACGCTGCGGAGGCTTCGGATGCCGACACGGAGGACTTCGGCTTCGCAAGCGAATTCGGAGGGCAGTTCGAGCCGGAGATTCTGGAGGAGGCGGCGGAGCTGCTCCGTGCGTCCGCATCTCGAGGGAATGGGGACGGGGGTGGGAGAATCCGTCCGGATTATCGGCGGGAGGCCTGCCGCGAGCATTTTTCGTGTGCGCATTGCGGCGCGGAGATCTCGCCGGAGGGAGCCGGCTCCGGGCACCGAAATCACTGCCCGCATTGCCTGCACAGTCTCCATGTCGATGTTGAGCCCGGGGACCGCGCCTCGGACTGCCGCGGCGATATGGAGCCGATCGCGATCTGGGTGAAGGACGGCGGAGAGTGGGCGATCGTCCATCGCTGCAAAAAATGCGGGAAGCTGAGCACGAACCGGGTGCTGGCGGACGACGATCCGCTCCAGCTGATGTCTCTCGCGGTGAGGGCGTTGGCGAACCCGCCCTTTCCGCTGCGGATGCTACGGGACTGCCTGAAAAGGGAGGGCTGATTTCGCGTCCTCTGTCGGATTCTCCGCTTGATTCCGTAAAACATGGGTGCTATAATGCTCTATTATTTCCATCGGCATTTACAGGAAGGGAGGAGCGCATGAGGAGAATCAGGGATTTTTTAAAGGAATACCGGCACCTCTGGGTTCTGTCCTACGGCATCGTTTACCTTTTGTGGTTCCGTTTTCTGGAGCGAAGCGTGACGGTCAGAACCGGCTATCATATCATTCACAGCGTACTGGATGACCGGATCCCGTTCTGCGAGTACTTCGTCGTCCCCTACTTCCTGTGGTTCCTCTATATCGCGGCGGGCGTGCTCTATTTCTTCTTCGTGAACAGAGAGGACTACTACAGAGTATGCACCTTCCTTTTTTCGGGAATGACGGCAAGCCTGCTGATCTGCACCGTTTATCCGAACGGAACCGATCTTCGTCCCTTCTTCGATCCCGGGAAGAATGCGTTCACGAAACTTGTCGGCTGGCTCTACCGAACGGATACCTGCACGAACGTGTTTCCGAGCATCCATGTCTACAATTCCATCGCGATGCATATCGCAATCTCGAAGAGCCGGAATATCGGCAGGCTGCACTTCGGAAAATGGATAAAGTGGGGATCACTCCTGCTTTCCACCTCGATTTGCTGCGCGACAGTCTTCCTGAAACAGCATTCCATGCTCGATGTGGGAGGGGCTGTCGTCCTCGCGAGCATCGTATATGGCTGTATCTACGGCTATCCGGTATTTGAAATGAAGCCGCAGTGGGATAAGCTATGAATTATTTTCGGAATGCGCTGGGGCACTTTCGGACGATTACGCGGCACAAGGCGGAGGTACTGCGGGGCTGCTTCCGGATCGGTCTGTACCGGCAGGGGCTGCTCCATGATCTCTCGAAATACGGCTGGGAGGAGTTCCGGGCAGGCGTCCTCTATTATCAGGGAACGCGGAGCCCGAACAGCGTCGAGCGCCTCCGAACCGGCGTCTCCCCGGCGTGGCTGCATCACAAGGGTCGAAACAAGCATCATTACGAATACTGGTGCGACTACAAGCTGGATGATCCGAGACAGCTGATCGGCTGCCGGATGCCCTACCGCTATGTGGCAGAGATGTTCTGTGACCGGGTGGCGGCGTCGAAGATTTATAGGGGCGCGCAGTACACGGATGCCAGCCCATGGGAGTATTTTCAGAATACCAAGGATTCTCCTCTGATCCATCCGATTACGAACCGTGAGATCAGTGAGCTCCTCCGGATGCTCCGGGAGGAGGGGGAGGACAGAACCTTCGCCTATCTTCGGGAAGAGGTGAAGCGCCGCAGGCGGGAGAGGGATTTCTTCTGAAGATGTCTTGACAAATGGGGAGCGAGTTGCTATGATATCTCTTGCGTCTTGAAGAGATGCATTTGCGTGCGTAGCTCAGCTGGATAGAGCGTCTGGCTACGGACCAGAAGGTCGTGGGTTCGAATCCTGTCGCACGCAGAGTAGAGGCTGCGAGGAGATGAAGTTTCATTTCTTCGCAGTTTTTTTGTGCGAAAATTCATCGTAGATGGATCATGCACCGTAAAGCCGCGGAAACGCGCGGGGAAACGTCGGCTTATTCATCATAGTGCGCAGCTTCTCGGATAGAAGCAGAAGCAGCGTTTCCTCAGATCCCTGCGCCGAAGTTGTTCTCGAGCTCCTCAACATTCCGATTCATCTGCACCAGATCGGAGAGACGGTAACGGTTCACGACCGAGTAGATGGCATCGTCGATTTCCTTATAGAGGGGGAAGGTCGGACAGGACGCCGACTTCTGGCAGCGGTTGCCGTCCTTCAGGCAGTCGACCGGTGCGAGCGTTCCCTCGGCGGCGTCAAGGATGTCTCCGACGCTGAGAATGTCGGCAGATCTGGTCAGGAGATAGCCGCCCTTCGCGCCGCGGACGCTCCGCAGGAAGCCGCCCTTGACCATCAGAGAGATGATCTGCTCCAGATATTTTACAGATAATCCCTGCCGCTCGGAGATGTCTTTAATGGAGATCGGGCTGCCGTCATGTTCATGCGCGGCGATGTCGATCATGATCGTGAGGGCGTAGCGCCCCTTCGTGGAAATCATCATAGGTAGCCTCCTGTTTCAGCCCCGCAGAGACGAAAAGAAAATCACATTATCGCGCCTGTGTATGGGGATATGAACATTTTTCATAGAAAATCGTTGCATACGCAACACCTATAAAATGAAATCATAGTATTCTATAGCTACAGGATGAAGTTGAGATTGCTTCTCAATCCATCGGGCAGATGGTTTAATCCTAGCACAGCACTAGACTTTTCTCAAGGGTGTATATCGGAAAAGAAAGGCTGAAATCAACTCTGTGTTTTAATTGAAAAACATATGAGTTTACTAGGACTAACTACTTGACGGAGAGAAATGTACACTGTATACTTCACGCTGTTGACAGATATTTAACAAAACTTCCGCGGTACGGGAGGATATCGGCGTACCGCAGCCAATGGAGGAGAAGATAAGATGAGAGAAGAGTGGAGAGGCTTTAAGGGAGGTCACTGGCTGAAAGACGTGAACGTGCGCGACTTCATCCAGGAGAACTATACGCCGTACGAGGGAAATGCGGACTTCCTCGCGGCTTCCACGGCAAGCACCGACAAGCTCTGGGGCAGGGTGCAGGAGCTGCAGAGGGAGGAGCGGGCGAAGGGCGGCGTCCTCGACTGCGAGACCAAGGTCGTGTCCGGGATCACTGCCTATGGCGCGGCATATATCACGGAGGATTCCAAGGCAGAGGAGAAGGTCGTAGGACTCCAGACCGACAAGCCGCTGAAGAGAGCCTTCATGCCGTACGGGGGCATCAAGATGGCGGAGCAGGCAGCGAGCACCTACGGCTATGAGCCGGATGCAGATCTGCACAAGATCTTCACGGAATATCACAAGACGCACAATCAGGCGGTTTTCGATGCCTACACGCCGGAGATGCTGCTTGCCCGTAAGAACAAGATCCTGACCGGACTTCCGGATACCTACGGCAGAGGCCGTATCGTCGGCGATTACAGAAGAGTCGCGCTCTACGGCATTGACTTCCTCGTAGAGGAGAAGCAGAGGGACTTCGCGAACTGCGGCTGCGGCATCATGACGGACGACATTATCCGGCAGAGAGAGGAGATCGCGGAGCAGATTAAGGCGCTGAAGCAGATGAAGGTGATGGCTGCCGCCTACGGCTTCGATATCTCCGTACCGGCGAAGAATGCGAGAGAGGCGGTGCAGTGGCTGTACTTCGGCTATCTCGCGGCGATCAAGACACAGAACGGCGCGGCGATGTCTGTGGGACGTGTTTCCACCTTCCTCGACATCTACATCGAGAGAGATTTGCGGGACGGCGTGCTGACCGAGGCGGAGGCGCAGGAGCTGATTGACCATTTCGTAATGAAGCTCCGTATGGTGAAGTTCGCGCGGATTCCTTCCTATAATCAGCTCTTCTCCGGAGATCCGGTCTGGGCGACGCTGGAGGTCGCTGGTATGGGACAGGACGGTCGTTCCATGGTTACGAAGAACGACTTCCGTTTCCTGCATACCCTCGAGAACATGGGACCGGCACCGGAGCCGAATCTCACCGTGCTCTATACGAAGCGGCTGCCGGAGAACTTCAAGGACTATGCGGCGCGGATCTCTGTGAAGACCTCCTCCGTGCAGTATGAGAATGACGACGTGATGCGTCCGGTATGGGGCGACGATTACAGCATCTGCTGCTGCGTATCCGCAACACAGACCGGTAAGGAAATGCAGTTCTTCGGCGCGCGTGCAAATCTCGCGAAGTGCCTGCTCTATGCGATCAACGGCGGCAGAGACGAGCAGACGAAGATGCAGGTCGGCCCGGAGTATGCGCCGATCACCGACGAGTACCTCGACTACGATGTTGTAATGAAGAAGTACGACAAGATGATGGACTGGCTGGCAGGCATCTATGTGAACGTCCTGAATCTGATTCAGTATATGCACGACAAGTACTACTATGAGGCGGCGGAGATGGCGCTGATCGACACCGATGTACGCCGTACCTTCGCGACCGGCATCGCAGGCTTCTCTCATGTGGTGGATTCTCTCTCCGCGATCAAGTATGCGAAGGTGAGGACCGTCCGTGACGAGAGCGGTATGGCGATCGATTACGAGGTAGAGGGCGATTTCCCGCGCTATGGAAATGACGATGACCGCGCAGATGATATCGCAGTAGAGCTGCTGAGAACCTTCCTCACGAAGATCAAGAAGTATCATACTTATCGGAATTCGGAGCCGACGACCTCTATTCTTACCATTACCTCCAATGTTGTATACGGTAAGGCGACCGGTTCTCTCCCGGACGGCAGGAAATCCGGTGCGCCGCTGTCTCCGGGTGCGAATCCCTCCTACGGCGCGGAGAAGAATGGACTGCTGGCATCTCTGAATTCTGTGGCGAAGCTGCCGTATGAGTATGCGCTGGACGGCATTTCGAACACGCAGACCATCAATCCGTCTGCACTCGGACACAATGAGGATGAGGAGACGGCGACACTTGTCCGTGTTATGGACGGCTATTTCGCGAAGGGCGCACATCACCTCAATGTCAATGTATTCGGCGTGGAGAAGCTGAGAGACGCGATGGAGCACCCGGAGAAGCCGGAGTATGCCAATTTCACGATCCGTGTATCCGGCTATGCCGTGAAGTTCATCGACCTGACGAGAGAGCAGCAGCTCGACGTTATCTCGAGAACAGAGCATAAGTCTCTATAAGGCCAGTATACGGGCCGATTCAGCTGAAATGCATAGCAGCAGCCGGGAAATCTCTGATTGCTGAAAATGAAGAGGAGCCGCCGATTCGGCGGCTCCTCTTCGTAAAAACAGAGGCAGCTGCTTCGCGCCCTTGCCGCATCGCTTCCCGACGTGTGATGCAGCAGGGCGCAGGCAGATGGCATAGGGAGACAGGAGAGTAAGGAGGAGAATATGGGAGAGCAGATCAGGGGGGCGATCCATTCCGTCGAGAGCTTCGGTTCGGTAGACGGGCCGGGAACACGTTTTATCATTTTTCTGAAGGGCTGCCACATGCGCTGCCGCTACTGCCACAATCCCGATACATGGCAGCTTGAATCGAAGGACTGGCGGACGGCGGATGAGCTTCTGGATCAGGCGGAGCGCTATCGGGAGTACTGGGGAGAGGACGGCGGCATCACTGTCAGCGGCGGCGATCCGCTGGTGCAGATCGATTTCGTGACGGAGCTCTTCGAGAAGGCGAAGGCAAGGGGCATCAATACCTGCCTCGATACCTCGGCGCAGCCCTTCACGCGGGAGGAGCCCTTTTTCTCGGCCTTTCAGCGGCTGATCCGCGTGACAGATACGGTGCTTCTGGACATCAAGGAGATCGATGAGGAGAAGCACAAATGGCTGACCGGCTGGACGAACCGGAATATTCTGGATTGTGCACGTTACCTCTCCGAGCAGGGTGTGGATATGTGGATCCGGCATGTGCTCGTGCCGGGCATTACGGACAGCGAGGAGGAGCTCCGGCGCACCGGGGCCTTCATTGACACGCTGAAGACGGTGAAGAGGGTCGAGGTGCTCCCCTATCATACGCTCGGCATCTTCAAGTACGAGAACCTCCATATTCCCTATACCCTGAAGGATGTAGAGCCGCCGACAGCAGAATCCGTCGCACGCGCGAGGGAGCTGCTTGGAGCGTAGAGGTTTTCCGGTCGTTTTCCATCAGGAAAACTCGGAGCTTTGGGTTTTCTTTAAAATTGATTTATGCTATAGTAAGCGATGGAGCGCAGGCTCCGTCGCTTTTTTGTAAGCATTTTCCGGCTGCGTACAGCAGAGCCGGTATATTGGGGAAGACTGGGAAAGGTAGGTGACAGATATGACACATGCGGATGGTGACAATCCCCTGTCGCGACAACGCAGCGTAAACACAGATTATCTTCGCACCGAAATCGGAGCCGTCGGACAGTGACTGTTCTGAATGATAGGAAGCAGGCGATCCCGCAAGGATGGAATGCTTCCTATCATATAGCCGTCTGAGCCGTTTTCATGGTGCGCGAAAGGAGCTTGTCATGGAAATGGAAATGGGCAGGAAGGAGCTGGAGAGGCTCTTAGAGGAAAAGCAGTACAAGAAGCTGCGCAGGATTCTGTCGGAGATGAACGAGGCGGATATCGCTGCGATCATGGATGACATGGAGGATGAGGACAGCCTGAAGATCTTCCGCATCCTCCCGAAGGGCATCGCGGCAGACGTCTTCGCGCTTTTGGAGGTGGAGGATCAGCGCTACATCATCATGTCGCTGTCCACGAGCGAGGCGTCCCGTATCGTCGACAACCTGATGGCGGACGATGCGACAGATCTTCTCGAGGAGATGCCTGCCAACATTGTAAAGAAGATCCTGGCGAATGCGAGTCCGGAGACCCGCTCAGACATCAATCATCTCTTACAGTACCCGGATTCCTCCGCGGGCTCGATCATGACGGTCGAGTATGTGGATCTGAAGAAGGATATGACCGTGCAGGAGGCGATCACCCGCGTCCGCGTGCTGGGACTCGATTCGGAGACGGTAAATGTCTGCTATGTGCTGGATCGGAAGCGCCTGCTGGTCGGAACCGTAGCGCTCCGTTATCTCCTGATCAAGCAGCCCGGTGAGATCATCGGGGATATCATGAATGAGAATGTCATCAGCATCAAGACCTCCACTGACCAGGAGGAGGCAGCGCGGATGTTCCAGAAGTACGACTTCACGACCATGCCGGTCGTGGACAATGAGAACCGGCTGGTCGGCATTATCACGGTCGACGATGTCATGGATATCATGGAGGAGGAGGCGACCGAGGATATCGAGAAGATGGCGGCGATGATCCCCTCCGATAAGCCGTATTTCCGCGTGGGGATACTCGAGACCTTCCGAAACCGTATGCCGTGGCTTCTGGTGCTGATGGTCTCTGCGACCTTCACCGGTGCGATCATCTCGCGCTATGAGAATGCGCTGGCGTCCTATGTGCTGCTGACCGCCTACATTCCGATGCTGATGGATACCGGCGGAAATGCCGGCTCGCAGTCCTCGACCTCGGTCATCCGCGGACTTTCCCTGCGGGAGATCGAGTTTAAGGACTTCTTTTCCGTACTCTGGAAGGAGGGGAGAGTCGCGATTCTCTGCGGAGCGGGCCTTGCAGCGGCGAATTTCGTGAAGCTCCTGCTCTTTGATCACCTGAGTCTGCTGATCGCTGCGATCATCTGCATGACGCTGGTAATGGTGGTGATCTTCGCGAAGCTGGTCGGTGCGGCGCTGCCGATGCTTGCCGATCGGATCCATCTCGACCCGACGGTGATGGCGAGCCCGCTGATCACGACGATTGTGGATACCGTTTCTCTCTGGATCTATTTCCAGCTGGTGACGGTGTTCCTGCTGCACCGGGCAGGCTAGGGCAGATATAAGCACAAACGATAGCTGTATGCAGAAAATGCATTGACAGAGAATAAGTTTAGGAAGAAAATCGACAGGGTACTGCGGACTTTGCCGCAGGCAGTAGGGAAGAGAGAGGAGTACATTATGATTCGACTGGGAATTTTGGGCTATGGTAATCTGGCGCGCGGTGTGGAGAGCGCGATCCGGCAGAATCCGGATCTGGAGCTCCGCGTGATCTTCACGAGGAGAGATCCGGCGGCGCTTTCGATTCATACGGAGGGCGTGAGGCTTGATCGTGCGGAAAATGCTCTGAACTACAGGGAGGAGCTCGATGTACTGCTGCTCTGCGGCGGCTCGGCGACAGATCTTCCGGAAATGACGCCGAAGTATGCGCAGCATTTCAATGTCATCGATTCCTTCGACACGCATGCCAATATTCCTTCTCACTTCGAGAGGGTGGACAGGGCGGCGAAGGCATCCGGGCATCTCGCCATGATCTCCGGCGGCTGGGATCCGGGACTGTTCTCCCTGAACCGGCTCTATGCGGAGGCGGTACTGCCGGAGGGGAAGCATTATACCTTCTGGGGAAGGGGGGTCTCACAGGGGCATTCGGATGCGCTCCGCAGGATCGCGGGCGTGAAGGATGCGCGGCAGTACACTGTTCCGATCGAGTCCGCGCTGGACGCGGTTCGGAGCGGGAGGACTCCGGAGCTTACGGCGCGGGAGATGCATCTCCGGGAGTGCTTCGTCGTAGCGGAGGAGGGAGCGGATCTTGCCCGGATCGAGCGGGAGATCAAGACCATGCCGAACTATTTCGCAGACTATGATACGACCGTACATTTCATTTCGCAGGAGGAGCTGGATCGTGAGCACAGGGGGCTCCCGCACGGCGGTCTGGTGCTGCGTTCCGGTGCGACCGGCTTCGAGAGGGAGCATCACGAGCTGATCGAGTACCGGCTGACGCTGGATTCCAACCCGGAGTTCACCGGCTCCGTGCTCGCCGCCTACGGAAGAGCGGTCGCGAGGATGGCAGCAGAGGGCTTCCGGGGCGCAGTCACTGTCTTCGATGTTGCACCGAAGTATCTGAGTCCGAAGAGCCCGGAGGAGCAGAGACACAGCCTGCTGTGACAGGACAGGATGAGGGGCTTCCGGAAAGAGAGGCTGTCCTATAGCTCTCGGGGAAGGCGGATCTATACGCTATGCTTCGACAGGAGGAAAAGGATGAAGAGAGGCTGGAAAATCGGGAGAATGCTGGGGGCATGTATGCTCTGCCTCCTGTTCTTTTCCGTGACGGGACGCGCGCGAGATGTCTGGGAGCAGAAGGACGGCGTATGGTACTTCTATACGGAGCCGGATACGCTTCCGGAGAATTATGAGAGGACGCCCTACAGCGGCTGGATCCACGCTGACGGAGATGTATGGTACTATGCCGAGGCTTCCCGTATGATGACGGGCTGGCTGATCGTGGATGGCAGCTTCTATTACTTTCATGACGACGGCAGGATGGCGCGGAACGAGTGGGTCGGCTGCTTCTACCTCGGAGAGGATGGCGCAGCACTCACGGATACGACGACGCCGGACGGCACGAGACTCAGCATTTATGGATCGAGGATGCGGAGGGGCAAGGGCATAGAGGAGCTGAATGAGAAGACCGCGCGCTATATCGGGGTTCTGAAGGAGCATCCGGACGCACGGGCAGAGCTGGGCAGTCCCGGACAGGTCGTACTGGAGAACGGGAACGGCAAGCGCTTCCTGATCTTCAAGACCCTGTCGCTCTATGACAGGGAGAGCGGCGCGCTGCTTTACAGCGGCGACGGCGCCTTCGAAATGAATGCAGTGCTGGAACGGCGGGACGGTGACCGAATCACGACGTTTCGGGCGACGGAGCTTCTCGAAAACGGCACGCTTCTCGGGGAGAGGGTCTTCCTCGATCCGGCGGGGCTGATCACGGGGATTTCGCAGAGGGGTAAGCCATGACGCTGCAGCAGCTTCGGCAGGTCATCATGGTTTCCGACTGCGGCTCGATGAATGAGGCGGCGAAGCGGCTCTTCCTCACCCAGCCCAGCCTCTCCGCTGCGATCAAGGCGCTGGAGAAGGAGGTCGGGATCGAGATTTTCAGCCGCTCGAACCGCGGGATCGTCGTGACCTCGGAGGGAGAGGAGTTCCTCGGCTACGCCAGACAGATCTCCGAGCAGTATCAGCTCATGGAGGACAAATATCTCGCGGGGACGGCGCAGAAAAAGAAGTTCTCCGTCTCGATGCAGCATTATACCTTCGCGGTGGAGGCATTCATCCGACTTGCGCGGCAGTATGAGGCGGACAATAAATATGAGTTCGCGGTGCATGAGACGAAGACGATGGAGGTCATCGAGAATGTGAAGAACCAGACCAGCGAGCTGGGGGTGCTTTACCGGAACGACTTCAATGCAAGGGTCATCGGCAAGATCCTCCGGGAGGCTTCGCTGGAGTTCATCCCGCTCTTTGACTGCAACATCTTCGTTTTTCTGGCGAAGTCCAATCCGCTCGCGGGGAAGGCGCTGATCTCTATGGAGGATCTCCGGGACTATCCCTGCTGCTCCTTCGATCAGGGAGAACGCAATTCCTTCTACTTCGCGGAGGAGGTGCTCAGCACCTACGATTACAGGAAGCATATCAAGGTCAACGATCGCTCGACAATGCTGAATCTCATGCTCGGGCTGAATGGCTACACGCTCTGCTCCGGCATCATCTGTCAGGAGCTGAACGGTCCGGAGTATACGGCGGTTCCGCTGGATACGAAGGAGAAAATGACGATCGGCTACATCAAGAAGCGGAGGATGCCGCTTTCAGAGCTGGGACGGCGCTATGTTTCGGAGCTGCAAAGATACGAAAATCAACGACTGTAAGGGAGAGACGCTATGGAAAGCAGCATGAAAATCCTGATTCTCGCGGTATTGCTTCTCGCAGCATTTCTGCTCGGCTTCCTCTATGTGAAATACCGGAGCCGAAGAGAGCGGGGGCGCTATCTTCCACCGAAGGGCGGAAGGCAGCATGTCACGCTGGAATCGAAGGATCTCGGGAAGACGGCGCAGCAGCTGCTCCCAGGACTCGGCGGAAGGGAGAATATCCGCTCCGTCACGGCGGATGGCGCGCGGCTTCGGATCGAGATCGCGCAGTATTCTGCGGTCAATGAGACACTGCTCCGGGATTGCGGTGTGGGCGGCGTGCTCCGTCCCTCGAAGACGCTCCTGCATATCATCGTAGGAGAGCGCGCGGGGGAGCTCGCGGAGCAGCTGCGGGAAGCCGCGGGGCTTTGAACGGGACAGGGCGGACAGGCGGAAGCCGGAGCGAAGGATCTCCTCCGCTCCGGCTTCTGTCGGCAGCGGCATGGATGAATCTGACATGGGATTTCAGGAAAGGAAGGCGGGATGGCGGCGACGAAAAAGTATGAGATGGATATGACGAGCGGCGCGATCCTGCCGAAGCTGGTGCTGTTCAGCCTGCCGCTGATCGCGTCCGGTATCCTGCAGCTCCTGTTTAACGCGGCGGACGTGGTGGTCGTGGGACGCTTCGTCGGCCCGCAGGCGATGGCGGCAGTCGGCTCGACCGCCTCACTGATCAATCTGCTGATCAATTTCTTCATCGGGCTTTCGGTTGGTGTGAACGTCTGCGTTGCGCGGTATTATGCGGCAGGGAAGGACACGGCGCTTTCCGAGACGATTTCGACGGCGGTGCTGACGGCGGCACTCTCCGGCGTCCTGCTGATCCTGCTTGGCACGGCGCTGGCGCGTCCGATGCTGGAGCTGATGGGTTCCCCGCAGGATGTGATCGGGGACTCTGTGCGCTATCTTCGGATTTACTTCCTCGGGATGCCGGCAGTGATGCTCTATAATTTTATTTCCGCGATCTTCCGTGCCGTCGGAGATACGAAGCGCCCGCTCTACTTCCAGCTCGCTGCAGGGATCGTCAACGTGTTCCTGAATCTATTCTTCGTACTGGGGATGCGGATCGGCGTCGCGGGGGTTGCGATCGCGACCTCAGTGTCGCAGGCGCTCTCTGCGGCATGTCTCCTCGTGATCCTAACGCGGGAGGAGGGACGGCTGCACCTTGATCTTCGGCGGCTTCATATCAACCGGCAGAAGCTTCTCGAGATCTTCAAGGTCGGATTCCCTGCAGGCCTGCAGAGCACGGTGTTCAGCCTTTCGAACGTCATTATTCAGAGTGCGATCAATTCCTTTGGCAGCATCGCGATGGCAGGCTCGACCGCCAGTGCCAATATCGAGGGCTTCGTCTACATTTCGATGAACTCGGTTTACCAGACGAATCTCTCCTTCTGCAGTCAGAATATCGGCGCGGGGAAGTACAGCCGGATCAATCCGATCCTCTAC encodes:
- a CDS encoding PTS transporter subunit EIIB → MESSMKILILAVLLLAAFLLGFLYVKYRSRRERGRYLPPKGGRQHVTLESKDLGKTAQQLLPGLGGRENIRSVTADGARLRIEIAQYSAVNETLLRDCGVGGVLRPSKTLLHIIVGERAGELAEQLREAAGL
- the mgtE gene encoding magnesium transporter, translating into MEMEMGRKELERLLEEKQYKKLRRILSEMNEADIAAIMDDMEDEDSLKIFRILPKGIAADVFALLEVEDQRYIIMSLSTSEASRIVDNLMADDATDLLEEMPANIVKKILANASPETRSDINHLLQYPDSSAGSIMTVEYVDLKKDMTVQEAITRVRVLGLDSETVNVCYVLDRKRLLVGTVALRYLLIKQPGEIIGDIMNENVISIKTSTDQEEAARMFQKYDFTTMPVVDNENRLVGIITVDDVMDIMEEEATEDIEKMAAMIPSDKPYFRVGILETFRNRMPWLLVLMVSATFTGAIISRYENALASYVLLTAYIPMLMDTGGNAGSQSSTSVIRGLSLREIEFKDFFSVLWKEGRVAILCGAGLAAANFVKLLLFDHLSLLIAAIICMTLVMVVIFAKLVGAALPMLADRIHLDPTVMASPLITTIVDTVSLWIYFQLVTVFLLHRAG
- a CDS encoding MATE family efflux transporter; its protein translation is MAATKKYEMDMTSGAILPKLVLFSLPLIASGILQLLFNAADVVVVGRFVGPQAMAAVGSTASLINLLINFFIGLSVGVNVCVARYYAAGKDTALSETISTAVLTAALSGVLLILLGTALARPMLELMGSPQDVIGDSVRYLRIYFLGMPAVMLYNFISAIFRAVGDTKRPLYFQLAAGIVNVFLNLFFVLGMRIGVAGVAIATSVSQALSAACLLVILTREEGRLHLDLRRLHINRQKLLEIFKVGFPAGLQSTVFSLSNVIIQSAINSFGSIAMAGSTASANIEGFVYISMNSVYQTNLSFCSQNIGAGKYSRINPILYRCLGLVTVIGLALGLLANLFSSQLFSFYTTDPAVAAYGKERLLIITGPYFLCGAMDTMVGSLRGMGYSFEPMLVSFLGACGTRILYIMTLFRLPFFHTLSWLYIGYPVSWALTLFCHFLTFRIVRRRFPQTDRKDGMA
- a CDS encoding diaminopimelate dehydrogenase; protein product: MMIRLGILGYGNLARGVESAIRQNPDLELRVIFTRRDPAALSIHTEGVRLDRAENALNYREELDVLLLCGGSATDLPEMTPKYAQHFNVIDSFDTHANIPSHFERVDRAAKASGHLAMISGGWDPGLFSLNRLYAEAVLPEGKHYTFWGRGVSQGHSDALRRIAGVKDARQYTVPIESALDAVRSGRTPELTAREMHLRECFVVAEEGADLARIEREIKTMPNYFADYDTTVHFISQEELDREHRGLPHGGLVLRSGATGFEREHHELIEYRLTLDSNPEFTGSVLAAYGRAVARMAAEGFRGAVTVFDVAPKYLSPKSPEEQRHSLL
- a CDS encoding LysR family transcriptional regulator — encoded protein: MTLQQLRQVIMVSDCGSMNEAAKRLFLTQPSLSAAIKALEKEVGIEIFSRSNRGIVVTSEGEEFLGYARQISEQYQLMEDKYLAGTAQKKKFSVSMQHYTFAVEAFIRLARQYEADNKYEFAVHETKTMEVIENVKNQTSELGVLYRNDFNARVIGKILREASLEFIPLFDCNIFVFLAKSNPLAGKALISMEDLRDYPCCSFDQGERNSFYFAEEVLSTYDYRKHIKVNDRSTMLNLMLGLNGYTLCSGIICQELNGPEYTAVPLDTKEKMTIGYIKKRRMPLSELGRRYVSELQRYENQRL
- a CDS encoding cell wall-binding protein — encoded protein: MKRGWKIGRMLGACMLCLLFFSVTGRARDVWEQKDGVWYFYTEPDTLPENYERTPYSGWIHADGDVWYYAEASRMMTGWLIVDGSFYYFHDDGRMARNEWVGCFYLGEDGAALTDTTTPDGTRLSIYGSRMRRGKGIEELNEKTARYIGVLKEHPDARAELGSPGQVVLENGNGKRFLIFKTLSLYDRESGALLYSGDGAFEMNAVLERRDGDRITTFRATELLENGTLLGERVFLDPAGLITGISQRGKP